Genomic DNA from Leptolyngbya iicbica LK:
TCGGCAGGTGTCGGCTGCTGAGCGACTGAATGCTGGGGCCACCGCGACCTCACGTTATTTTATGTGCTTCTGAATCGGCTTTAATTCTGACCACAGAGGATACTCAGAAAAATATCAGGTGCCTCTCAGCTTGATGCAAGATGATAGGGGAAGATTACTGATTTGCAATCGTATTCCCGCGCCCTTAAACCGTCAAAAAAAAGCATCACAATTGTGGAAAACGCTAACTGGCTCTTAACAGAAGATGGGCAACTGCGCCAATTTGGGAGTGCAGAGATTGAGCTACCGCAAAAGGTTTATCGGCTTTATCACTTTTTGTCTGACTTAGATCTGGTCTTAGAAAACTATCAAGATGATGTCAGTCGTATTGAAGCGATTGTGCCGCTCGTCCGCAAGCTTTTGCTGAGTTCTTATTGGTTGCAGTTGGAATATGACCCCCCCTCGCCGAAGACCGGCTGGGCGGTGAAATTTCTATATCGCGAATATCAATATCCGCTCACGGTCCAGATGGTGACCTGGCAGCCGGGAACGCCTTCGACAATTCACAATCACGGTACTTGGGGCATTGTGGCCTTGCTTGGTGGCCAAGAGCGCAATCGGTTTTGGCAGCGGGCCGCTGATTCGGACTCCCCTCATCGCATCGAACCCACGGGGGAGTTATTGCTTAATCCGGGGGATGTGATCGGCTTTACGAGTGGGGCGATTCACGCGATCGAATCACTTGGGGATGAAAATGCGGTCTCGTTTAATTTGTACGGTGTGACGGATCGCGATCGCCGCTACAAATTTGATCCTGATCGGCAAACGGCTGAAAAGTTTTAAGGCAAGGGTGAGGATGCCAATGAAGCGGCACGGGGGGAGTGATCAGTGCGCTGGTTGACGAGTATCCAGGCACTGGACAAAAAGAAGGACTTCAGACCATCTGGCTGAAATCCTCAGAATCGATATCGAGATAACCTGAGTGGTTGCAGTTGGCGCTGGCAACCACGTCACATCGAGGGTTATGAGCCAGCGCAGGGGTCAGCAGCACAAGGATCAGCGGCGCAAGGATCGGCCGCACAGGGATCGGCGGCGGCGCAAGG
This window encodes:
- a CDS encoding cupin, encoding MENANWLLTEDGQLRQFGSAEIELPQKVYRLYHFLSDLDLVLENYQDDVSRIEAIVPLVRKLLLSSYWLQLEYDPPSPKTGWAVKFLYREYQYPLTVQMVTWQPGTPSTIHNHGTWGIVALLGGQERNRFWQRAADSDSPHRIEPTGELLLNPGDVIGFTSGAIHAIESLGDENAVSFNLYGVTDRDRRYKFDPDRQTAEKF